The following are encoded in a window of Streptomyces sp. 11x1 genomic DNA:
- the nuoE gene encoding NADH-quinone oxidoreductase subunit NuoE: protein MPQLPAPDYPDDVRARLERDAAAVVARYPDSRSALLPLLHLVQSEEGHVTRTGMRFCAEVLGLTTAEVTAVATFYSMYRRGPSGDYQVGVCTNTLCAVMGGDAIFEALQEHLGVGNGGTTDDGKVTLEHIECNAACDFAPVVMVNWEFFDNQTVDSAKRLVDDLREGAEVRPTRGAPLCTFKDTARILAGFPDERPGAVEASGGAGPASLVGLRLARGEAGAARVVHPRDGGPHDEPQDRKVHEPSPTEHLSSHDAPQETSASDPAHPAGPAAEEGE, encoded by the coding sequence ATGCCCCAACTGCCCGCGCCCGACTACCCGGACGACGTTCGGGCCCGGCTGGAGCGGGACGCGGCCGCCGTCGTCGCCCGCTACCCGGACTCCCGGTCCGCCCTGCTGCCGCTGCTGCACCTCGTGCAGTCGGAGGAGGGCCATGTCACCCGCACCGGCATGCGGTTCTGCGCCGAGGTGCTCGGCCTGACCACGGCCGAGGTCACCGCCGTCGCCACCTTCTACTCCATGTACCGGCGGGGCCCCTCCGGCGACTACCAGGTGGGCGTCTGCACCAACACCCTGTGCGCGGTGATGGGCGGCGACGCGATCTTCGAGGCGCTGCAGGAGCACCTGGGCGTCGGCAACGGGGGGACCACCGACGACGGCAAGGTCACCCTGGAGCACATCGAGTGCAACGCGGCCTGCGACTTCGCCCCGGTCGTGATGGTCAACTGGGAGTTCTTCGACAACCAGACCGTCGACAGCGCCAAGCGACTCGTCGACGACCTGCGCGAGGGAGCCGAGGTCCGGCCCACGCGCGGGGCGCCGCTGTGCACCTTCAAGGACACCGCGCGGATCCTCGCCGGCTTCCCCGACGAGCGGCCCGGTGCCGTCGAGGCGAGCGGCGGCGCGGGCCCCGCGTCGTTGGTCGGCCTCCGCCTGGCCAGGGGAGAGGCCGGAGCCGCGCGCGTGGTCCACCCGCGGGACGGCGGTCCGCACGACGAGCCGCAGGACCGCAAGGTGCACGAGCCGTCGCCGACCGAACACCTCAGCTCGCACGACGCGCCACAGGAGACATCGGCCTCCGACCCGGCCCACCCGGCAGGGCCCGCCGCCGAGGAGGGGGAGTGA
- a CDS encoding NADH-quinone oxidoreductase subunit D: MSTQHASAESAASARETTEGTVYTVTGGDWDEVAETAARSDDERIIVNMGPQHPSTHGVLRLILEIDGETVTEARCGIGYLHTGIEKNLEYRTWTQGTTFVTRMDYLTPFFNETAYCLAVEKLLGIEDQIPDRATIIRVLLMELNRLSSHLVCIATGGMELGATTIMIYGFRDRELILDIYELITGLRMNHAYIRPGGLAQDLPPGAVDQIREFVKKMQKNLPEYDKLATGNPIFKARMQDVGYLDLSGCMALGATGPILRSAGLPHDLRKAQPYCGYETYDFDVPTADSCDSYGRFLIRLEEMRQSLRIVEQCLDRLQPGPVMVADKKIAWPAQLALGPDGLGNSLDHIKKIMGTSMEALIHHFKLVTEGFRVPPGQAYAAVESPKGELGVHAVSDGGTRPFRVHFRDPSFTNLQAMAAMCEGGQVADVIVAVASIDPVMGGVDR; the protein is encoded by the coding sequence ATGAGCACGCAGCACGCATCGGCGGAGTCCGCCGCCTCGGCGCGCGAGACCACCGAGGGCACCGTCTACACGGTCACCGGCGGCGACTGGGACGAGGTCGCCGAGACCGCGGCCAGGTCCGACGACGAGCGCATCATCGTCAACATGGGCCCCCAGCACCCGTCCACCCACGGTGTGCTCCGGCTGATCCTGGAGATCGACGGCGAGACCGTCACCGAGGCCCGCTGCGGCATCGGCTACCTCCACACCGGCATCGAGAAGAACCTCGAATACCGCACGTGGACCCAGGGCACCACGTTCGTGACGCGCATGGACTACCTGACGCCGTTCTTCAACGAGACGGCGTACTGCCTCGCCGTGGAGAAGCTCCTCGGCATCGAGGACCAGATCCCCGACCGCGCCACGATCATCCGGGTGCTCCTGATGGAGCTGAACCGGCTCTCCTCCCACCTGGTGTGCATCGCCACCGGCGGCATGGAGCTGGGCGCCACCACGATCATGATCTACGGCTTCCGTGATCGTGAACTCATTCTCGACATCTACGAGCTGATCACCGGCCTGCGCATGAACCACGCGTACATCCGGCCCGGCGGACTCGCCCAGGACCTGCCGCCCGGCGCGGTGGATCAGATCCGCGAGTTCGTGAAGAAGATGCAGAAGAACCTGCCCGAGTACGACAAGCTCGCCACCGGGAACCCCATCTTCAAGGCCCGTATGCAGGACGTCGGCTACCTCGACCTGTCCGGCTGCATGGCCCTAGGCGCCACCGGACCGATCCTGCGCTCCGCCGGCCTCCCGCACGACCTGCGCAAGGCCCAGCCGTACTGCGGCTACGAGACGTACGACTTCGACGTCCCGACCGCCGACAGCTGCGACTCCTACGGCCGCTTCCTGATCCGCCTCGAAGAGATGCGCCAGTCCCTCAGGATCGTCGAGCAGTGCCTGGACCGGCTGCAGCCCGGCCCGGTCATGGTCGCCGACAAGAAGATCGCCTGGCCCGCGCAGCTCGCCCTGGGACCGGACGGACTCGGCAACTCCCTGGACCACATCAAGAAGATCATGGGCACCTCCATGGAGGCCCTGATCCACCACTTCAAGCTGGTGACCGAGGGCTTCCGCGTCCCGCCGGGACAGGCCTACGCGGCCGTCGAGTCGCCCAAGGGCGAACTCGGGGTGCACGCCGTCTCCGACGGAGGCACCCGCCCCTTCCGGGTCCACTTCCGCGACCCGTCCTTCACCAACCTGCAGGCCATGGCGGCGATGTGCGAGGGCGGCCAGGTCGCCGACGTCATCGTCGCCGTCGCGTCCATCGACCCCGTGATGGGAGGCGTCGACCGGTGA
- a CDS encoding NADH-quinone oxidoreductase subunit C: MSDANGNNDANGTGGSNGVNPEKDLAASNLPGQRGDGGEEIRVQRGMFGANNGGDTSGYGGLVRSIRLPGEAVRPYGGWFDEVADELEGALEEQGLVPENVIDRTVVDRGELTFHIEREHLPTVARTLRDDPALRFELCTGVSGVHYPGDKGRELHAVYHLRSITHNRLIRLEVSAPDADPHIPSLVPVYPTNDWHEREAYDFFGIVFDGHPALTRIMMPDDWQGFPQRKDYPLGGIPVEYKGAQIPAPDQRRSYS, encoded by the coding sequence ATGAGCGACGCGAACGGCAATAACGATGCGAACGGCACCGGCGGCTCGAACGGGGTGAACCCGGAGAAGGACCTCGCCGCCTCCAACCTCCCCGGCCAGCGCGGCGACGGCGGCGAGGAGATCCGCGTCCAGCGCGGCATGTTCGGCGCGAACAACGGCGGCGACACCTCCGGCTACGGCGGCCTGGTGCGCTCCATCCGGCTCCCCGGGGAGGCCGTCCGCCCCTACGGCGGCTGGTTCGACGAGGTCGCCGACGAGCTGGAGGGCGCCCTGGAGGAACAGGGCCTCGTCCCCGAGAACGTGATCGACAGGACCGTCGTCGACCGGGGCGAGCTCACCTTCCACATCGAGCGCGAGCACCTGCCGACCGTCGCCCGCACCCTCCGCGACGACCCGGCCCTCCGCTTCGAGCTGTGCACCGGCGTCTCGGGCGTCCACTACCCCGGCGACAAGGGCCGCGAGCTGCACGCCGTCTACCACCTGCGCTCGATCACCCACAACCGGCTGATCCGCCTGGAGGTCTCCGCCCCGGACGCCGACCCGCACATCCCGTCGCTCGTCCCCGTCTACCCGACCAACGACTGGCACGAGCGCGAGGCGTACGACTTCTTCGGCATCGTCTTCGACGGCCACCCCGCGCTGACGCGGATCATGATGCCGGACGACTGGCAGGGCTTCCCGCAGCGCAAGGACTACCCCCTCGGCGGCATCCCCGTCGAGTACAAGGGCGCCCAGATCCCGGCTCCGGACCAGCGGAGGTCGTACTCATGA
- a CDS encoding NADH-quinone oxidoreductase subunit B family protein, which produces MGLEEKLPSGFLLTTVEQAAGWVRKASVFPATFGLACCAIEMMTTGAGRYDLARFGMEVFRGSPRQADLMIVAGRVSQKMAPVLRQVYDQMPNPKWVISMGVCASSGGMFNNYAIVQGVDHIVPVDIYLPGCPPRPEMLMDAILKLHQKIQTSKLGVNAEEAAREAEEAALKALPTIEMKGLLR; this is translated from the coding sequence ATGGGACTCGAAGAAAAACTGCCGAGCGGTTTCCTGCTGACCACCGTCGAGCAGGCCGCGGGCTGGGTACGCAAGGCATCCGTCTTCCCCGCCACCTTCGGCCTCGCCTGTTGTGCCATCGAGATGATGACCACGGGCGCGGGGCGCTACGACCTGGCGCGCTTCGGCATGGAGGTCTTCCGCGGCTCGCCGCGGCAGGCGGACCTGATGATCGTGGCCGGCCGGGTCAGCCAGAAGATGGCGCCGGTGCTGCGGCAGGTCTACGACCAGATGCCGAATCCCAAGTGGGTGATCTCCATGGGGGTCTGCGCGTCGTCCGGCGGCATGTTCAACAACTACGCGATCGTCCAGGGCGTCGACCACATCGTCCCGGTCGACATCTATCTCCCGGGCTGCCCGCCACGGCCCGAGATGCTGATGGACGCGATCCTCAAGCTCCACCAGAAGATCCAGACGTCCAAGCTCGGCGTGAACGCGGAGGAAGCGGCCCGCGAGGCCGAGGAAGCCGCGCTCAAGGCACTCCCCACCATCGAGATGAAGGGGCTGCTGCGATGA
- a CDS encoding NADH-quinone oxidoreductase subunit A: MNAYAPILVLGALGAGFAIFSVIMATLIGPKRYNRAKLEAYECGIEPTPTPAGGGRFPIKYYLTAMLFIVFDIEIVFLYPWAVTFDALGVFGLVEMLLFVLTVFVAYAYVWRRGGLEWD, encoded by the coding sequence GTGAACGCCTATGCGCCCATCCTCGTACTGGGAGCCCTCGGGGCAGGCTTTGCGATCTTCTCCGTGATCATGGCCACGCTGATCGGCCCGAAGCGTTACAACCGGGCCAAGCTAGAGGCCTACGAGTGCGGGATCGAGCCCACCCCCACGCCGGCCGGCGGCGGGCGTTTCCCCATCAAGTACTACCTGACGGCGATGCTCTTCATCGTCTTCGACATCGAGATCGTCTTCCTCTACCCCTGGGCCGTCACCTTCGACGCCCTGGGTGTTTTCGGGCTCGTGGAGATGCTGCTCTTCGTGCTCACCGTCTTCGTCGCCTACGCGTACGTCTGGCGCCGCGGCGGCCTGGAATGGGACTGA
- a CDS encoding C40 family peptidase, giving the protein MEESLVPLVPMSHTAHIRSHRKPRRNASSIAMRAGVAGGVLSTVAVAGASTSAFAAEPVTQTLELPTLTADLATQAAQSADATKVMAAEYQLQAERDAAAQEAAKQADKDLAKAKKEEARKKAAEEAERKAAAERASRDTERATLSTNSASTTTTTASASGSVGTVISFLKAQLGDAYVLGATGPNAWDCSSLVQAAFKQVGVDLPRVSQDQSMQGTEVSLSNLQVGDILYWGAKGSAYHVGVYVGNGQYLDAANPSKGVVIQDLSGYPATGAVRVL; this is encoded by the coding sequence ATGGAGGAGTCGCTGGTACCGCTTGTACCCATGTCCCACACCGCTCACATACGCAGCCACCGGAAACCCCGCCGCAACGCGTCCTCGATCGCGATGCGCGCCGGAGTCGCCGGCGGCGTTCTCAGCACCGTGGCAGTGGCCGGCGCGTCCACGTCGGCCTTCGCGGCGGAGCCGGTGACGCAGACGCTCGAACTGCCCACCCTCACGGCCGACCTGGCCACGCAGGCCGCGCAGTCCGCGGACGCCACGAAGGTGATGGCGGCCGAGTACCAGCTGCAGGCCGAGCGTGACGCCGCCGCCCAGGAGGCGGCCAAGCAGGCCGACAAGGACCTCGCCAAGGCGAAGAAGGAAGAGGCCCGCAAGAAGGCCGCCGAGGAGGCCGAGCGCAAGGCCGCCGCCGAGCGCGCCTCGCGCGACACCGAGCGGGCCACCCTCTCGACCAACTCGGCGTCGACGACGACCACGACGGCGTCGGCCTCCGGCAGCGTCGGCACGGTCATCAGCTTCCTGAAGGCCCAGCTCGGCGACGCCTACGTGCTGGGTGCCACGGGCCCCAACGCGTGGGACTGCTCCTCGCTCGTGCAGGCCGCCTTCAAGCAGGTCGGCGTGGACCTCCCCCGGGTCTCGCAGGACCAGTCGATGCAGGGCACCGAGGTCTCGCTGTCGAACCTCCAGGTGGGCGACATCCTGTACTGGGGCGCGAAGGGCTCGGCCTACCACGTGGGTGTCTACGTCGGTAACGGCCAGTACCTCGACGCGGCGAACCCCTCCAAGGGCGTCGTCATCCAGGACCTCTCCGGCTACCCGGCGACGGGTGCGGTGCGCGTGCTCTGA
- a CDS encoding geranylgeranyl reductase family protein — translation MTEPQPLTEHTADVIVVGAGPAGSTTAYYLAKAGLDVLLLEKTSFPREKVCGDGLTPRATKQLVAMGIDISEEAGWLRNKGLRIIGGGVRLQLDWPDLAAYPNYGLVRKRDDFDEQLARQAQKAGARLYERCNVGAPIVDDRTGRITGVHAKLGDEKREVTFHAPLVVAADGNSTRLSLAMGLHRREDRPMGVAVRTYFTSPRHDDDYLESWLELWDKRGPGEDRLLPGYGWIFGMGDGTSNVGLGVLNTSSAFKELDWRDVLKAWCASMPEEWGYTPENMTGPIRGAALPMAFNRQPHYTKGLLLVGDAGGMVNPFNGEGIAYAMESGQIAAEVIVQAHARATPGQRELALQRYPQVLKDTFGGYYTMGRAFVKLIGNPKIMKLATQRGLTHPLLMKFTLKMLANLTDPTGGDAMDRIINGLSKVAPKA, via the coding sequence GTGACCGAGCCCCAGCCCCTTACCGAACACACCGCCGATGTGATCGTCGTCGGGGCCGGGCCAGCCGGTTCCACCACCGCGTACTACCTGGCGAAGGCCGGGCTCGACGTGCTGCTCCTGGAGAAGACCAGCTTCCCGAGGGAGAAGGTCTGCGGCGACGGCCTCACCCCGCGCGCCACCAAACAGCTGGTCGCGATGGGCATCGACATCTCCGAGGAGGCCGGCTGGCTCCGCAACAAGGGGCTGCGGATCATCGGCGGCGGCGTCCGCCTCCAGCTCGACTGGCCTGATCTCGCCGCCTACCCGAACTACGGACTCGTCCGCAAGCGCGACGACTTCGACGAGCAGCTCGCCCGCCAGGCCCAGAAGGCGGGTGCCCGGCTGTACGAGCGCTGCAACGTGGGCGCGCCGATCGTCGACGACCGCACGGGCCGGATCACCGGGGTGCACGCCAAGCTCGGCGACGAGAAGCGCGAAGTCACCTTCCACGCCCCGCTGGTGGTGGCGGCCGACGGCAACTCCACCCGGCTCTCCCTCGCGATGGGACTGCATCGCCGGGAGGACCGTCCGATGGGCGTCGCGGTCCGCACGTACTTCACCTCCCCGCGCCACGACGACGACTACCTGGAGTCCTGGCTGGAGCTGTGGGACAAGCGCGGTCCGGGCGAGGACCGTCTGCTCCCCGGCTACGGCTGGATCTTCGGCATGGGCGATGGCACGTCCAACGTCGGCCTGGGCGTCCTCAACACCTCGTCCGCCTTCAAGGAGCTGGACTGGCGCGACGTCCTGAAGGCCTGGTGCGCGTCCATGCCGGAGGAGTGGGGCTACACCCCCGAGAACATGACCGGCCCCATCCGCGGCGCCGCCCTCCCGATGGCCTTCAACCGCCAACCCCACTACACCAAGGGCCTGCTGCTGGTCGGCGACGCCGGCGGCATGGTGAACCCGTTCAACGGCGAGGGCATCGCCTACGCGATGGAATCCGGCCAGATCGCCGCCGAGGTCATCGTCCAGGCCCACGCCCGCGCCACCCCCGGGCAGCGTGAACTCGCCCTCCAGCGCTACCCGCAGGTCCTCAAGGACACCTTCGGCGGCTACTACACGATGGGCCGCGCCTTCGTGAAGCTCATCGGCAACCCGAAGATCATGAAGCTCGCCACCCAGCGGGGCCTGACCCATCCGCTGCTGATGAAGTTCACCCTGAAGATGCTGGCGAACCTCACCGACCCCACCGGCGGCGACGCGATGGACCGCATCATCAACGGCCTGAGCAAGGTGGCCCCGAAGGCGTGA
- a CDS encoding GNAT family N-acetyltransferase: MNRALPDVRLRVPTDEDAFAWHRIFDDPDVMEFHGGRSAELSVYEELTARQRRHDAEHGFCLWTLLDEEGRAIGFTGAQPWPREWGPAGEIEIGWRLARDHWGKGYVTAAALQTLERVRAAGVGRVVAMVDARNERSIAVTRRLGMELAETFTTPVSQRAGHCYRLTL; encoded by the coding sequence GTGAACCGAGCTCTGCCCGACGTACGGCTGCGTGTCCCCACCGACGAGGACGCCTTCGCCTGGCACCGGATCTTCGACGATCCCGACGTCATGGAGTTCCACGGCGGCCGGTCCGCCGAGCTGTCCGTCTACGAGGAGCTCACCGCGCGCCAGCGCCGCCACGACGCCGAGCACGGGTTCTGTCTGTGGACCCTGCTCGACGAGGAGGGCCGGGCCATCGGCTTCACCGGTGCCCAGCCGTGGCCCCGGGAGTGGGGCCCGGCCGGCGAGATCGAGATCGGCTGGCGGCTCGCCCGCGACCACTGGGGCAAGGGCTATGTGACCGCCGCCGCGCTCCAGACCCTGGAGCGGGTGCGGGCGGCCGGTGTGGGCCGGGTGGTCGCCATGGTCGACGCCCGCAACGAGCGGTCCATCGCCGTCACCCGGCGGCTGGGCATGGAACTGGCGGAGACGTTCACCACGCCCGTGTCGCAGCGGGCGGGACACTGCTACCGACTGACGCTCTAG
- a CDS encoding PASTA domain-containing protein, which yields MRMTPKSSEVRVPRFVGLMAVDARETAEAGGVLLVAPDRPDFPRTVVDHVVRQYPPPGVQVPRGAAVTVWFEPGDDGGGVREPRRGGPPPGLRRALDEPGDPFAVLR from the coding sequence GTGCGCATGACACCCAAGTCATCCGAAGTGCGTGTGCCACGGTTCGTCGGGCTGATGGCCGTGGACGCGCGCGAGACGGCCGAGGCGGGCGGGGTGCTCCTCGTCGCGCCCGACCGCCCCGACTTCCCACGCACCGTCGTGGACCACGTCGTACGCCAGTACCCGCCACCGGGGGTGCAGGTGCCGCGCGGCGCCGCCGTGACCGTGTGGTTCGAGCCGGGGGACGACGGCGGGGGTGTGCGGGAGCCCCGGCGCGGTGGGCCTCCGCCAGGGTTGCGCAGGGCGCTGGACGAGCCGGGGGACCCGTTCGCGGTGCTCCGCTAG
- a CDS encoding IS200/IS605 family accessory protein TnpB-related protein encodes MGELRSIAAPFVVSGPSGAAVRTRLKGLSTGDEKVLRVVGGHLGALASRDLKARCRDGVDHCAQAWAVRKRELTPLSSSRWAGSITKATHEQWALARRGQLAHIHTLEAGIRTIEDRLALPVGQKGTRKAPGGYRSRREWHAKSRRLRVLRDRLAAARADREAGIVRVVRGGKRLARTLHHLEAAGLSESAWRGRWEAERWFCQADGESGKRYGNETIRVSPEGEVSIKLPAPLAHLANAPHGRYVLASRVAFAHRGGDWADRVETNRAIAYRIHYDTGRDRWYLTASWQIPPTRALPIEAALAHGVVGVDMNADHLAAWRLDAHGNPTGAPRRFSYDLTGTAQHRDAQVRHALTRLLHWARACGVKAIAVEDLDFTAEKTREKHGRRTRFRRLISGMPTGRLRARLASMAAQTGISVIAVDPAYTSKGGAQHWQKPLTTTTRRTTRHEAAAVAIGRRAQQHPVRRRTAPPPQHRSDAVGHRTVQARPGVPGREETRPRIPGPRTRSVPPGRGANAGNQNAQHRPGRSAEHETWQQDSLPLSPKERFHDVLLPALRDTRP; translated from the coding sequence GTGGGTGAGCTGCGGAGCATCGCGGCGCCGTTTGTCGTGTCCGGCCCGTCTGGTGCGGCCGTCCGGACCCGTCTCAAAGGCCTGTCGACCGGGGACGAGAAGGTGCTGCGCGTGGTGGGCGGGCATCTGGGGGCGCTGGCTTCGCGGGATCTCAAGGCGCGCTGCCGCGACGGCGTGGACCACTGCGCTCAGGCGTGGGCGGTGCGTAAGCGGGAGCTGACGCCGTTGTCGTCGTCGCGGTGGGCGGGCAGTATCACCAAGGCCACGCATGAGCAGTGGGCGCTGGCCCGCCGTGGCCAGCTCGCACACATCCACACCCTGGAAGCCGGTATCCGCACCATCGAGGACCGGCTGGCGCTGCCGGTCGGGCAGAAGGGGACGCGGAAGGCGCCGGGGGGTTACCGGTCGCGGCGGGAGTGGCATGCGAAGTCGCGGCGGCTGCGGGTGCTGCGGGACCGGCTGGCCGCCGCGAGGGCCGACCGGGAGGCTGGCATCGTGCGCGTGGTGCGCGGCGGCAAGCGCCTGGCCCGTACCCTGCATCACCTGGAGGCGGCCGGGCTGAGCGAGTCCGCGTGGCGTGGGCGGTGGGAGGCGGAGCGCTGGTTCTGCCAGGCGGACGGGGAGTCCGGCAAGCGCTACGGCAACGAGACGATCCGCGTCAGCCCCGAGGGTGAGGTGAGTATCAAGCTGCCCGCCCCGCTGGCCCATCTGGCGAACGCCCCGCACGGCCGGTACGTCCTTGCGAGCCGGGTCGCGTTCGCGCACCGGGGCGGTGATTGGGCGGATCGCGTCGAAACCAACCGGGCGATCGCCTACCGCATTCACTACGACACCGGCCGGGACCGCTGGTATCTGACGGCGTCCTGGCAGATCCCGCCCACCCGCGCCCTTCCTATCGAGGCCGCGCTCGCCCACGGGGTGGTCGGCGTCGACATGAACGCCGACCACCTGGCCGCCTGGCGCCTGGACGCTCACGGCAACCCCACCGGCGCCCCGCGCCGCTTCTCCTACGACCTGACCGGCACCGCCCAGCACCGTGACGCCCAGGTCCGCCACGCCCTCACCCGCCTCCTGCACTGGGCCCGCGCCTGCGGTGTGAAGGCGATCGCGGTCGAGGACCTGGACTTCACCGCCGAGAAGACCCGGGAGAAACACGGCCGCCGCACCCGCTTTCGCCGACTGATCTCCGGCATGCCCACCGGCAGACTCCGCGCCCGGCTGGCCTCGATGGCGGCTCAGACGGGTATCTCGGTTATCGCCGTCGACCCGGCCTACACCTCGAAGGGGGGCGCCCAGCACTGGCAGAAGCCCCTCACCACCACGACACGTAGGACCACTCGCCACGAGGCTGCCGCCGTGGCGATCGGAAGGCGCGCCCAGCAACACCCGGTCCGGCGACGGACGGCACCGCCCCCACAGCACCGGAGCGATGCGGTGGGGCATCGGACCGTCCAGGCCCGACCAGGTGTTCCCGGGCGTGAGGAAACCCGCCCCCGCATTCCCGGACCACGGACACGATCCGTGCCGCCCGGACGCGGAGCGAACGCGGGCAACCAGAACGCCCAACACCGTCCGGGGCGTTCGGCCGAGCATGAGACCTGGCAACAGGACTCACTCCCGCTCAGTCCCAAGGAACGGTTCCATGACGTCCTGCTGCCCGCACTGCGGGACACCAGGCCCTGA
- a CDS encoding demethylmenaquinone methyltransferase: MTRASLDKQPHEVASMFDRVAKRYDLTNDVLSLGQDRRWRKEVARAVDARPAQKVLDLAAGTGTSSLPFAQTGAYVVPCDFSLGMLQVGKERLSWLPFTAGDATRLPFKDDTFDAVTISFGLRNVQDTDTALRELYRVTKPGGRVVICEFSHPTWTPFRTVYTEYLMRALPPVARAVSSNPDAYVYLAESIRAWPDQAGLAERLGKAGWEKVAWRNLSGGIVALHRGFKAQA; encoded by the coding sequence GTGACCCGCGCATCCCTGGACAAGCAGCCGCACGAAGTCGCCTCGATGTTCGACCGAGTGGCGAAACGGTACGACCTGACCAACGACGTGCTGTCCCTCGGACAGGACCGGCGCTGGCGCAAGGAGGTCGCGCGGGCCGTCGACGCCCGCCCCGCGCAGAAGGTCCTGGACCTCGCCGCCGGCACCGGCACCTCCTCACTGCCCTTCGCGCAGACCGGCGCGTACGTCGTGCCGTGCGACTTCTCCCTCGGCATGCTCCAGGTCGGCAAGGAGCGCCTGTCCTGGCTGCCGTTCACCGCGGGCGACGCCACGAGGCTGCCGTTCAAGGACGACACCTTCGACGCGGTCACCATCTCCTTCGGCCTGCGCAACGTGCAGGACACCGACACCGCGCTGCGCGAGCTGTACCGGGTGACGAAGCCCGGCGGCCGCGTCGTGATCTGCGAGTTCTCCCACCCCACCTGGACGCCGTTCCGCACCGTCTACACCGAGTACCTGATGCGCGCGCTGCCGCCGGTCGCCCGCGCGGTGTCCTCCAACCCGGACGCGTACGTCTATCTCGCCGAGTCCATCCGCGCCTGGCCCGACCAGGCGGGTCTCGCCGAGCGCCTCGGCAAGGCCGGCTGGGAGAAGGTCGCGTGGCGCAACCTCTCGGGCGGCATCGTCGCGTTGCACCGGGGGTTCAAGGCCCAGGCGTAG
- a CDS encoding chitinase has protein sequence MRNSLKPAVGLLCLVTLACAGCTTDTREAATGAAASTATTTPTVPTTSAPSTAYAPYVNATEASDLDDAGSAAAYNLAFVIADGDACTPMWNGTDAIDDTAVKSRVSVLTGAGASVRVSFGGASGTELAQACDSATELAEAYGAALDAAGSTQADFDVEGDALQDSDSVALRSAAIALLQMDRPDLSVSFTLPVMPSGLDDDGLALLNSANDHAVQVGTVNIMTMNYASSYDGDMGDYAEQAAEATHEQLMDVFGTSASTAWRALALTSMLGVNDVDDETFTLEDAAQVREFAEEKGIAWVSMWATFRDRECGDGASDALVDCSGVDQADGAFGEAFSG, from the coding sequence GTGAGGAATTCCCTGAAACCGGCCGTCGGACTGCTGTGTCTGGTGACCCTGGCCTGCGCGGGCTGCACGACGGACACCCGGGAGGCGGCGACGGGGGCGGCCGCGTCCACCGCGACGACGACGCCCACGGTGCCCACCACCTCCGCGCCGTCCACGGCCTACGCGCCGTACGTGAACGCGACCGAGGCCTCCGACCTCGACGACGCCGGGTCGGCCGCCGCGTACAACCTGGCGTTCGTGATCGCCGACGGTGACGCGTGCACGCCGATGTGGAACGGCACCGACGCGATCGACGACACGGCGGTGAAGTCCCGTGTCTCGGTGCTCACCGGCGCGGGGGCGTCGGTGCGGGTCTCGTTCGGCGGTGCCTCGGGCACGGAGCTGGCACAGGCCTGCGACAGCGCGACCGAACTCGCCGAGGCGTACGGCGCGGCGCTCGACGCGGCCGGCTCGACCCAGGCGGACTTCGACGTCGAGGGCGACGCGTTGCAGGACTCCGACTCCGTCGCCCTGCGCTCCGCGGCGATCGCGCTCCTCCAAATGGACCGCCCCGACCTCTCCGTCTCCTTCACCCTCCCCGTCATGCCGTCCGGCCTCGACGACGACGGTCTGGCCCTGCTGAACTCGGCCAACGACCACGCCGTCCAGGTCGGCACGGTCAACATCATGACCATGAACTACGCCAGTTCGTACGACGGTGACATGGGCGACTACGCGGAACAGGCGGCCGAGGCGACGCACGAGCAGCTGATGGACGTCTTCGGCACGAGCGCGTCGACGGCGTGGCGGGCGTTGGCGTTGACCTCGATGCTGGGCGTCAATGACGTCGACGACGAGACGTTCACGCTGGAGGACGCGGCGCAGGTGCGGGAGTTCGCGGAGGAGAAGGGCATCGCCTGGGTGTCGATGTGGGCGACGTTCCGGGACCGGGAGTGCGGGGACGGGGCGAGTGACGCACTGGTCGACTGCAGCGGGGTCGATCAGGCGGACGGGGCGTTCGGGGAGGCGTTCTCGGGCTGA